DNA from Bacillus sp. Marseille-P3661:
TTACTTTTTGCTAGTAAACCATTTTTGACATATGTATTTGTTGCCATTAATCTAGTAATGTTCTTGTTATTAGAGTGGTTTGGCTCTAGTACAGATACAACTACATTAATTAGGTTTGGTGCCAAGTTCAATCCTGCTATTTACGACGGTGAATGGTGGCGGTTTATTACGCCCGTCTTTTTACATATTGGAATTTTTCATTTATTTATGAATACTGTTGCCTTATATTATTTAGGAGTATCTGTTGAAAGGATATATGGTACTTGGCGATTTTTCTTAGTTTATCTAATTTCGGGTATTGTAGGTGTTATCGCAAGTTTTGCCTTTACTAACCAAGTATCAGCAGGAGCATCGGGAGCAATATTTGGATGTTTTGGTGCGTTGCTTTATTTTGGTGTTGTGCACCGTTCATTATTTTTTAGGACAATGGGGATGAACGTAATTTTCGTAGTTATCTTAAATCTAGTGATTGGATTTGCTGTTCCTATGGTTGATAATAGTGCGCATATTGGTGGGTTGGTTGCAGGATTTCTTGCATCAGCGTTCGTTCATTTGCCTAATCATAAGGTGATAAAACGTCAACTGGTTGGAATAGTATTTCTTGTTCTACTCTCGGGAGGAATACTGCATTATGGTTATTTCTATGCAGATCGATCGGTTGACCCAATTGTTACTGCTCAGATAGCTCAACAATTAATTAATGAGGGTGATTTTGAAAAGGCTAATGATCTTTTATCAAATCTAGTTAGCGAGCAAGAAGAGGTTCTGCCAGAAGTATATTTTCTTCTATCATTTACAGAGATTAAACTAGGTGATCTACTCGCAGCAGCTGAACATTTAGAATTAGTCATTCAAGGGAAAAAGGATTTTCACGAGGCCTACTACAATTTAGCACTTGTCTATGCTGAATTAAATGAAGTAGATAAGGCACGTGTTGCTATCGAAAAAGCGATTGTATTAAACCCAGATGATCAAGATTATCAATTTTTATATAAACAGCTAGAACCTGATAATTGATAGGTATGTTTTCAATGACATTGGTTAATGATGGAATTTAGAAGATTGCCAATGTTAGGAGGACATACATTGTCTAATAAAGAGGAAATTAAACATCCGGTTCAACGAAATCTAGAGCCTAATGTAAAATATTTAAGGGAAGAATTGGGTGTTGATAAAAGCTTTGATGTCATTCAAATAGATCTAGAGTACGCTGGTCGGAAGATGGCGATGTTCCTTATCGATGGATTCGCCAAAGACGATATTCTCCACTTATTGCAAAAATTTTTAGCGAATTTAAAACCTGAAGATTTGTTAAATGCATCACTTGATCAAATGGTGAAAACCTACGTTCCTTATATCGAAGTAGAAAAGCAAAAGGATTTAGATGCAGTTGTTGATACTGTCCTAGCTGGTCCAACAGTCTTATTGGTTGATGGTATTGATGAAGCGATTATTATCGATGCCAGAACATACCCTGTTCGCGGGCCGGAGGAACCTGACACAGAAAGAGTTGTTCGAGGAGCTAGAGATGGTTATGTCGAGACAATTGTCTTTAACACTGCACTTACTAGAAGAAGAGTACGTGACCGAACTCTAAGGATGGAATATTTGCAAATCGGCAGACGTTCTAAAACAGATGTATGTGTGTCTTATATTGAAGATATTGCAGATCCTGATCTAGTTAAAGAAATTAAAGAATCGCTGTCCAAAATTGATACAGATGGTTTACCGATGGCCGAAAAAACGGTTGAAGAATTTATTGGAGGCAGACATTGGAATCCTTATCCGATTGTTCGCTATACAGAGCGACCTGATACAGCTGCAACACATTTGTTTGAGGGCCATGTGATTATTATCATTGATGGGTCTCCAAGTGTTATGATTGCACCGACAACGTTTTGGCATCATTTGCAGCATGCTGAGGAATATCGGCAAAAGCCAATTGTGGGTGCCTATTTACGTTGGGTTCGTTTTTTAGCAATTTGGGCTTCATTATTTATCTTACCCCTATGGTATTTGCTTGCTCAAAATCCTGAATTAGTTCCAGAGAGTATAAAATTTATCGGTCCAAATGATCCAGGAAAAATACCGTTAATTGTTCAATTTATACTAGCAGAGTTAGGGATCGATATGTTGAGAATGGCTGCCGTCCATACCCCATCATCGCTTGCAACTGCCCTAGGATTAGTTGCTGCTATTATGATTGGTCAAGTAGCAGTTGAAGTTGGGTTATTTACGAATGAAACGGTATTATACATATCAATCGCAGCCGTTGGTACATTTGCGACTCCAAGTTATGAAATGAGCTTAGCAAATCGACTCGTACGAATAGTCTTTTTATTAATGGCTGGTTTGTTTGGAGTAGCCGGCTATGTCATTGCTATTGTTGCATGGATATTCTTGATGGCTAGAATGAAGTCTTTCCAAACACCATACTTTTGGCCATTTATTCCGTTTTCTTACTGGGCCCTAAAAGACGTTTTACTTCGTTCGCCTATTCCGCTTAAAAAGCGTCGACCTAAAATATTGAGTCCCGAAGATCCAGATCGTTAATGATAAACTTTGTAGTTAGAATAAAACAGAACTTAAATTAATGTGGCTCCCGCTTTATGCTCAGGTAAGCGGGAGCTAAATTTGTTTATAATCTGATTAAGTGGCAGATAATGTGATAATTTA
Protein-coding regions in this window:
- a CDS encoding rhomboid family intramembrane serine protease, yielding MPLTTVLEHDVLYWRIVHKLIISKEYRIIRLDESGETWLESIDRKNGKLLRLIRYDMDWGNWLINDIHQVAKTVSQLKKQSLQKNFIVYNIYLSTYPPVDDWEHRIDSQLTAGIKTYLIDSRNSEEQITALFNDLHFPVPTFPIGLEGQNIFELIRSIQTFDKNQKQQEQKLLFASKPFLTYVFVAINLVMFLLLEWFGSSTDTTTLIRFGAKFNPAIYDGEWWRFITPVFLHIGIFHLFMNTVALYYLGVSVERIYGTWRFFLVYLISGIVGVIASFAFTNQVSAGASGAIFGCFGALLYFGVVHRSLFFRTMGMNVIFVVILNLVIGFAVPMVDNSAHIGGLVAGFLASAFVHLPNHKVIKRQLVGIVFLVLLSGGILHYGYFYADRSVDPIVTAQIAQQLINEGDFEKANDLLSNLVSEQEEVLPEVYFLLSFTEIKLGDLLAAAEHLELVIQGKKDFHEAYYNLALVYAELNEVDKARVAIEKAIVLNPDDQDYQFLYKQLEPDN
- a CDS encoding spore germination protein, giving the protein MLGGHTLSNKEEIKHPVQRNLEPNVKYLREELGVDKSFDVIQIDLEYAGRKMAMFLIDGFAKDDILHLLQKFLANLKPEDLLNASLDQMVKTYVPYIEVEKQKDLDAVVDTVLAGPTVLLVDGIDEAIIIDARTYPVRGPEEPDTERVVRGARDGYVETIVFNTALTRRRVRDRTLRMEYLQIGRRSKTDVCVSYIEDIADPDLVKEIKESLSKIDTDGLPMAEKTVEEFIGGRHWNPYPIVRYTERPDTAATHLFEGHVIIIIDGSPSVMIAPTTFWHHLQHAEEYRQKPIVGAYLRWVRFLAIWASLFILPLWYLLAQNPELVPESIKFIGPNDPGKIPLIVQFILAELGIDMLRMAAVHTPSSLATALGLVAAIMIGQVAVEVGLFTNETVLYISIAAVGTFATPSYEMSLANRLVRIVFLLMAGLFGVAGYVIAIVAWIFLMARMKSFQTPYFWPFIPFSYWALKDVLLRSPIPLKKRRPKILSPEDPDR